The following proteins are co-located in the Spinactinospora alkalitolerans genome:
- a CDS encoding carbamoyltransferase C-terminal domain-containing protein, which translates to MLVMGLKPGHDGSLAVIEDGRLLLSLESEKDSFPRHCDLTPTTFLEAAERVGRVPDVVALGGWRATGGSGQRSIGAGYHGVQAPLLRPGAFFGAEVTHFSSSHVRSHIMAAVGMAPREDHPQQAVLVWEGVTGGFYLLDEAFRVTREVPVLTQPGARYAFLFAVADPAFPDCGAVPDLDVSGKLMALAAYGDADGADPETAQAVEHILKVDTIYPAPKEEFRGAPFYNAGVTSDAATTAAALLSRRMFEVFADAAEEHLPQGLPLRISGGCGLNCDWNALWRRSEHFSSVFVPPCTNDSGSALGTAIDALCASTGDPHIDWDVHSGLEFVWDSEPDPRTWVRRPLDHRGLARAISDGHVAAWVQGRWEIGPRALGGRSILAEPFHAATRDRLNAIKKREDYRPIAPCCRIEDVGEVFREDFPDPHMLYFRMLRRTDMGAVTHADGSARVQTVARADNGPLHELLSAFAAQRGVGVLCNTSLNFKAKGFINRMSDLTGFCESHGIDDMVVDGVWFRRRSGPDPR; encoded by the coding sequence ATGTTGGTGATGGGCCTCAAGCCCGGCCACGACGGTTCGCTGGCCGTGATCGAGGACGGGAGGCTGCTCCTGTCGCTGGAGTCGGAGAAGGACTCGTTTCCGCGCCACTGCGATCTGACGCCCACGACCTTCCTGGAGGCGGCGGAGCGGGTCGGCCGCGTCCCCGACGTCGTCGCCCTGGGCGGGTGGCGGGCGACGGGAGGATCGGGGCAGCGGTCCATCGGGGCCGGGTACCACGGGGTGCAGGCGCCCCTGCTGCGGCCGGGCGCGTTCTTCGGCGCGGAGGTCACCCACTTCTCCTCCTCCCATGTGCGCTCCCACATCATGGCGGCCGTCGGGATGGCGCCGAGGGAGGACCACCCGCAGCAGGCCGTGCTCGTCTGGGAGGGCGTCACCGGAGGCTTCTACCTCCTGGACGAGGCCTTCCGCGTCACGCGCGAGGTCCCGGTGCTGACCCAGCCCGGGGCGCGCTACGCCTTCCTGTTCGCCGTCGCCGATCCGGCCTTCCCCGACTGCGGGGCCGTGCCCGACCTCGACGTCAGCGGCAAGCTCATGGCGCTGGCGGCCTACGGCGACGCCGACGGCGCCGACCCCGAGACCGCGCAGGCGGTGGAGCACATCCTCAAGGTCGACACCATCTACCCCGCGCCCAAGGAGGAGTTCCGCGGCGCACCGTTCTACAACGCCGGTGTGACCTCCGACGCCGCCACAACGGCCGCCGCGCTGCTGAGCCGCAGGATGTTCGAGGTCTTCGCCGACGCGGCCGAGGAGCACCTGCCGCAGGGGCTCCCCCTGCGCATCTCGGGCGGCTGCGGGCTCAACTGCGACTGGAACGCGCTGTGGCGGAGGTCGGAGCACTTCTCCTCGGTCTTCGTGCCGCCGTGCACCAACGACTCGGGGTCGGCGCTGGGAACGGCGATCGACGCTCTGTGCGCGAGCACGGGCGACCCCCACATCGACTGGGACGTCCACAGCGGGCTGGAGTTCGTCTGGGACAGCGAACCCGACCCGAGGACGTGGGTCAGGCGTCCCCTGGACCACCGCGGGCTGGCCCGGGCGATCTCCGACGGCCACGTCGCCGCCTGGGTGCAGGGCCGGTGGGAGATCGGGCCCAGGGCGCTGGGCGGGCGGTCGATCCTCGCCGAGCCCTTCCACGCGGCCACCAGGGACCGGCTCAACGCGATCAAGAAGCGCGAGGACTACCGCCCCATCGCGCCGTGCTGCCGGATCGAGGACGTCGGCGAGGTCTTCCGCGAGGACTTCCCCGATCCCCACATGCTCTACTTCCGCATGCTGCGCCGCACGGACATGGGGGCGGTCACGCACGCGGACGGGTCGGCGCGGGTGCAGACCGTGGCCCGGGCGGACAACGGGCCGCTGCACGAGCTGCTGTCGGCCTTCGCCGCGCAGCGGGGCGTCGGGGTCCTGTGCAACACGTCGCTGAACTTCAAGGCCAAGGGGTTCATCAACCGCATGTCCGACCTGACCGGGTTCTGCGAGTCCCACGGGATCGACGACATGGTCGTGGACGGCGTCTGGTTCCGGCGCCGCAGCGGCCCGGATCCCCGGTGA
- a CDS encoding STAS domain-containing protein — protein MKQQTQIIAKVAHIGRGVIVTFPQSIEERHGRCLREQLLWLLNERIDELAVDFSRTIFCDPSVVDVVERVYARSRAMGIRLSFVAAADSPAARVLHESGLTRVLHTYATREQAEHELAGASRARSAEERTPGNVPAPRDHWTVPLAS, from the coding sequence ATGAAGCAGCAGACGCAGATCATCGCCAAAGTCGCCCACATCGGGCGTGGTGTCATCGTCACCTTTCCGCAGAGCATCGAGGAGCGGCACGGCCGCTGCCTGCGCGAGCAGTTGCTGTGGCTGTTGAACGAGCGCATCGACGAGCTGGCCGTCGACTTCAGCCGCACGATCTTCTGCGATCCCTCGGTGGTCGACGTGGTGGAGCGCGTGTACGCGCGCAGCCGGGCCATGGGGATCCGGCTCTCCTTCGTCGCCGCCGCCGACTCCCCGGCCGCGCGGGTGCTGCATGAATCCGGACTGACCCGGGTGCTGCACACCTACGCGACCCGTGAGCAGGCCGAGCACGAACTCGCCGGCGCCTCCCGCGCCCGCAGCGCCGAGGAGCGCACGCCGGGCAACGTGCCCGCACCGCGGGACCACTGGACGGTGCCCCTGGCCTCCTGA
- a CDS encoding sigma-70 family RNA polymerase sigma factor, producing the protein MAERRPPRRGAAGGPGGVCVLSDRACVGQVLKRGLQSLDGRVRRACRAHGTAGRTAIEEAPLFPRGESSTREKEEPCHARLERAHRWEYVVDREALKIALAELPAGERRVVVLRFFGGKSPAEIAELLGTSQAHVRGLLSRTLERLHDSLMATA; encoded by the coding sequence ATGGCGGAGCGCCGTCCTCCCCGCCGCGGGGCGGCCGGGGGTCCGGGCGGTGTTTGCGTTCTCTCGGACCGGGCATGCGTTGGACAGGTCCTAAAGCGCGGCCTGCAGAGCCTGGACGGCCGTGTCCGCCGAGCATGCCGCGCGCACGGCACGGCCGGCCGGACAGCGATCGAGGAAGCACCGCTTTTCCCGCGCGGGGAGTCGTCGACTCGGGAAAAGGAGGAGCCCTGCCATGCCCGTCTCGAACGCGCACATCGTTGGGAATACGTCGTGGACCGCGAAGCACTGAAGATCGCGTTGGCCGAACTGCCCGCCGGGGAGCGGCGCGTCGTCGTACTGCGCTTCTTCGGGGGCAAGAGCCCGGCCGAGATCGCCGAGCTGCTCGGGACGTCCCAGGCGCACGTCCGCGGCCTGCTCTCCCGAACGCTCGAACGGCTGCACGACAGCCTCATGGCCACGGCCTGA
- a CDS encoding phospholipase D-like domain-containing protein: MKRRAVITTMVKRALLGLFATQIAVIIGLIGIDIWRKRGRPRRGRFPRTEPKAVAVGETTVTIYTYGEDLFADMLAAIRGARHRIVFESFILKGDAVGQEFKRALIEAAERGVEVFVIYDGFANLVVPRSFLRFPPSVHAIRYPAFRPGVLLLNVRKSGRDHRKILAVDGEVGFVGGYNVGSLYATEWRDTHMRLEGPSVWELENAFLDFWNRNRGSHQPEFDDLGAPHWDSSIRAHRNVPEQLIYPIRAMYLEAIDRASEHIYITQAYFIPDREILGSLIAAARRGVDVRILLPETSNHVVADWLSRGFYSALLRGGVKLCLFQDAMMHAKTATIDGHWSTIGTANVDRVSLTGNYEINVEIFDDEVAAHLEEVFANDSGNARLLTEEEWHARPFVAKLSELILAPLRPLL; the protein is encoded by the coding sequence ATGAAGCGACGAGCCGTCATCACGACCATGGTCAAGCGCGCGCTGCTCGGCCTGTTCGCGACCCAGATCGCGGTGATCATCGGGCTCATCGGCATCGACATCTGGCGCAAGCGGGGCCGCCCCCGCCGGGGGCGCTTCCCCAGGACGGAGCCGAAGGCGGTCGCGGTGGGCGAGACGACCGTGACGATCTACACCTACGGCGAGGACCTCTTCGCCGACATGCTCGCCGCGATCCGGGGCGCGCGGCACCGGATCGTGTTCGAGTCCTTCATCCTCAAGGGCGACGCGGTGGGCCAGGAGTTCAAGCGCGCCCTGATCGAGGCCGCGGAGCGGGGCGTCGAGGTCTTCGTGATCTACGACGGCTTCGCCAACCTCGTCGTGCCGCGGTCGTTCCTGCGCTTCCCTCCGTCGGTCCACGCCATCCGCTACCCGGCGTTCCGGCCGGGGGTCCTGCTGCTCAACGTCCGCAAGTCCGGCCGCGACCACCGCAAGATCCTCGCGGTGGACGGCGAGGTCGGCTTCGTCGGCGGCTACAACGTGGGCTCCCTGTACGCCACCGAATGGCGCGACACCCACATGCGCCTGGAGGGGCCGTCGGTGTGGGAGCTGGAGAACGCCTTCCTCGACTTCTGGAACAGGAACCGCGGGAGCCACCAGCCGGAGTTCGACGACCTCGGCGCCCCGCACTGGGACTCCAGCATCCGCGCGCACCGCAACGTCCCCGAACAGCTCATCTACCCCATCCGCGCGATGTATTTGGAGGCGATCGACCGGGCCAGTGAGCACATCTACATCACCCAGGCCTACTTCATCCCCGACCGCGAGATCCTCGGCTCGCTGATCGCCGCGGCCCGGCGCGGGGTGGACGTGCGCATCCTGCTCCCCGAGACCTCCAACCACGTCGTGGCGGACTGGCTGTCCCGCGGCTTCTACTCGGCGCTGCTGCGCGGCGGCGTGAAGCTGTGCCTGTTCCAGGACGCCATGATGCACGCCAAGACCGCCACCATCGACGGCCACTGGAGCACGATCGGCACCGCCAACGTCGACCGGGTGAGCCTCACCGGCAACTACGAGATCAACGTGGAGATCTTCGACGACGAGGTCGCGGCCCACCTGGAGGAGGTGTTCGCCAACGACAGCGGCAACGCGCGGCTGCTGACCGAGGAGGAGTGGCACGCCCGCCCGTTCGTCGCCAAACTGAGCGAACTGATCCTCGCCCCCTTGCGCCCCCTGCTCTGA
- a CDS encoding TrkH family potassium uptake protein, translated as MAAFTAVVTLGTLTLMLPDASAGGEETGVVTALFTAVSAVCVTGLIVVDTAAHWSTAGQWVILGLIQIGGVGVMTLASVLIIAVRHRIRLKLQLSVGVESKAVTLSEVRRVIFGIIWFSLLFETVTAAALTARFLVGYGYAPGRALYHGVFHAVSAFNNAGFALYSDSLMGFATDPWIILPIALAVIAGGLGFPVWIEIRRRREPGPRRRWSLHARITLSVTAVLLVVGTVLVTALEWTNPRTLGPMDTGDRLLSGFFHSAMPRTAGFNSLDVGGFQTQTLFVTDMLMFVGGGSAGTAGGIKVTTFALLAFVIYANVRGEPTVHVGDRRLSAGVEQQALVVALLAVGLVFVSTLVLMTITPFTLDQILFEVISAFATVGLSTGITADIPVAGQLILCLLMFIGRIGPITLATALALRRRARRIEYPEERPTVG; from the coding sequence GTGGCCGCGTTCACGGCCGTGGTCACGTTGGGCACGCTCACGCTGATGCTGCCCGACGCCTCGGCGGGCGGTGAGGAGACCGGGGTCGTCACCGCGCTGTTCACCGCGGTGTCGGCCGTGTGCGTGACCGGGCTGATCGTCGTGGACACCGCCGCGCACTGGTCGACGGCCGGACAGTGGGTGATCCTCGGGCTGATCCAGATCGGCGGGGTGGGGGTCATGACCCTGGCCTCGGTGCTGATCATCGCCGTCAGGCATCGCATCAGGCTCAAACTCCAGCTCTCTGTGGGAGTGGAGTCCAAGGCCGTCACGCTGAGCGAGGTCCGCAGGGTGATCTTCGGGATCATCTGGTTCAGCCTGCTGTTCGAGACGGTCACCGCGGCGGCGCTCACCGCGCGCTTCCTCGTCGGTTACGGCTACGCTCCCGGCAGGGCGCTCTACCACGGGGTGTTCCACGCGGTCTCGGCGTTCAACAACGCCGGGTTCGCGCTGTACTCCGACAGCCTGATGGGTTTCGCCACCGACCCCTGGATCATCCTGCCCATCGCCCTGGCGGTGATCGCGGGCGGGTTGGGCTTCCCCGTCTGGATCGAGATCCGGCGGCGGCGCGAACCCGGCCCCCGCCGGCGCTGGTCGCTGCACGCCCGGATCACCCTGTCGGTCACCGCTGTGCTACTCGTCGTGGGGACCGTCCTGGTCACCGCGCTGGAGTGGACCAATCCCCGGACCCTGGGCCCCATGGACACCGGCGACAGGCTGCTGTCGGGCTTCTTCCACAGCGCGATGCCGCGCACCGCCGGTTTCAACAGCCTCGACGTCGGCGGGTTCCAGACCCAGACGCTGTTCGTCACCGACATGCTGATGTTCGTCGGCGGGGGCAGCGCGGGCACGGCCGGCGGCATCAAGGTCACCACGTTCGCGCTGCTGGCGTTCGTGATCTACGCCAACGTCAGGGGGGAGCCGACGGTGCACGTCGGGGACCGCCGCCTGTCCGCCGGGGTGGAGCAGCAGGCGCTCGTGGTCGCCCTGCTGGCCGTGGGACTGGTGTTCGTGTCCACCCTCGTCCTGATGACCATCACCCCTTTCACCCTCGACCAGATCCTGTTCGAGGTGATCTCGGCCTTCGCCACGGTGGGGCTGTCCACCGGCATCACCGCGGACATCCCCGTGGCCGGGCAGCTGATCCTGTGCCTGCTGATGTTCATCGGCCGGATCGGGCCCATCACCCTCGCCACCGCGCTGGCGCTGCGCCGCCGGGCGCGGCGCATCGAGTACCCCGAGGAGCGCCCGACAGTCGGCTGA
- a CDS encoding sigma-70 family RNA polymerase sigma factor, whose amino-acid sequence MGDLTATDAAEGARPGASGDVESRLERHRVELTGYCYRMLGSAFEAEDAVQETMVRAWRGIDRFEGRASLRSWLYRIATNVCLDILKGRERRARPMDLASPVAATTDVGAPMPETTWIEPVPDRSVVPENGDPAERAAARETVRLAFVAALQHLAPRQRAVLILREVLAWKASEVADLLDTTVASVNSALQRARAALAAGNVAATDPVRPLDEAQSALLARYVRAFEHYDLDSLTSLLHEEATLSMPPYELWLRGHADIRAWLLGHGSGCRGSRLLPVVANGSPAFGQYRPGGAGGGFEPWALQVIEVSAGQIVGLNSFLDTERLFPMFGLPDRLEAAGPLLQR is encoded by the coding sequence ATGGGTGATCTCACCGCGACGGACGCGGCCGAGGGCGCGCGGCCGGGCGCGTCCGGGGACGTGGAGTCCCGGTTGGAGCGGCACCGGGTGGAGCTGACCGGGTACTGCTACCGGATGCTGGGGTCGGCGTTCGAGGCCGAGGACGCCGTGCAGGAGACGATGGTGCGGGCGTGGCGGGGCATCGACCGCTTCGAGGGCCGGGCATCGCTGCGGTCGTGGCTGTACCGCATCGCGACCAACGTGTGCCTCGACATCCTGAAAGGGCGGGAGCGCAGGGCGCGCCCCATGGACCTGGCCTCGCCGGTGGCGGCGACCACCGACGTGGGGGCCCCGATGCCGGAGACCACGTGGATCGAGCCGGTCCCCGACCGCAGCGTCGTTCCCGAGAACGGCGACCCTGCCGAGCGGGCCGCCGCGCGGGAGACGGTCCGCCTGGCGTTCGTCGCCGCGCTGCAGCACCTGGCGCCCCGGCAGCGGGCGGTGCTGATCCTGCGGGAGGTGCTGGCCTGGAAGGCGAGCGAGGTCGCCGACCTGCTCGACACCACGGTCGCCTCGGTCAACAGCGCGCTGCAGCGGGCGCGGGCCGCGCTCGCCGCGGGCAACGTCGCCGCCACCGACCCGGTCCGGCCGCTGGACGAGGCCCAGAGCGCGCTGCTGGCCCGCTACGTCAGGGCCTTCGAACACTACGACCTCGACTCGCTCACCTCGCTGCTGCACGAGGAGGCGACGCTGTCGATGCCGCCCTACGAGCTGTGGCTGCGCGGCCACGCCGACATTCGCGCGTGGCTGCTCGGGCACGGCAGCGGCTGCCGCGGGTCGCGGCTGCTCCCGGTCGTCGCGAACGGTTCACCGGCGTTCGGGCAGTACCGGCCCGGTGGCGCGGGCGGCGGCTTCGAGCCGTGGGCGCTCCAGGTCATCGAGGTGTCAGCGGGGCAGATCGTCGGGCTCAACTCCTTCCTCGACACCGAGCGCCTGTTCCCGATGTTCGGCCTGCCCGACCGGCTCGAAGCCGCGGGTCCGCTCCTCCAGCGGTAG